The stretch of DNA CAAGGGTTTGGGGCTTTCTCTTTGTATACACTCTAATGAGTACTCGCTTTGTAATATCCTCTAATGGGCTACCATGtaatactgtttcaaacagcactacactAAAGCACTGTAGACAGTGAACctccagtgtgcaccagcagtgtcTACATGGCCCAATAAATGCACAAAACATTACTGCACTTGAGAAATCACATCCCACAAGTAACCATTTGTGCTGTTTATTGGAAAACACTGATTTCGTTTTTTGTATCGGAGGTGTTGGTGTTTATCAATTAAAAtctaaaatcagaagccctaattATGACACATAATTAAAGTAGGAAAAGGGTAGATTcaaagggagtggggagaaaacaGTTTTAAGGACTTTATGACCCAGGGCTGCTCTTCCTTGCTGTcatacagctcccattgaatccGTTTTGAGTTTTGGGGGTACAAGCAATGGAGGATCTGATAAACAGTGATTTTTCAGTTGTTTGAGATGTTTGTTAGTATCTCTAGCAAGTTGACATAGGCCCTTAATTATGATCAATACACGATATTAAATAAGGTGCCCCAAAGTGTACATGAATTAAGACTGACTGGATCTTGGGTTTCTGGTAACACACTGTTCAAGCTTTGCTGTCATTTATAATGGCAACAAAACTCTCTCAGTTCAAACTGTTAAACTTGAGCAAATACAATCGATACTGTTTAGCATTATTGTACTACATTACTAGCCAGCCAGATGTCATTTTATAATACAACTATAAGAAAAAAATACCTGTAAAATCTTTGTATAACTGATCACAATGACTAATCCTGGTATTACAAAGACCACAAAGGTGAATGTTATGTCCCAAGAGATTTCTCCTGCAACACTGGGCCAAACCAAGGTGCAAATTTGAACTTCCTGTTTacaaagaataaaagaaaattattaatattatgtTTTAGATATTTACTTTCAGTATAAAGTTCTCTGCAAACTTATGTCAATGTTTACACTTCATCTGACATTAATGTAACTGGCCACTACATAAACAGGATCTATGGCAATCGTTactaatgaaaacaaaatagttgTTTCAATGTGGAATGTTTTTCAAAACATGATGACAGGTGTGTAGTTCACAAGATTTGGTATGCAGATATGGAATTGCTGCAATAATTATAAAGCATAGCAAATGCTagtgacaattttaaaatgtaaactcaTAACTCctaaataaacaaatgaaaaaaatattaaaacccTGGAAGGATTGATTAAATCATTATTATATTCTGTAagcatattgttttgtttttgcacgCATGTGGGATTATTgtacaatgaaaagaaaaagatgttTGTGCATTATTCAGGAAAAGCTCTTGTATGCAATTAAAGCTCTTGTATGAATTAATGAATTAATCCATGGGCACAGGCAGCTGATCATTCTGAAAAGAGAAGTATGCGGAAAAGGGGTTTTCCTAGCTCTACTCTGGAGTACAAACCCCCATGTTTATACAAGATGCTGTGCAAGGACAAAAGCACCGCTGAACAAAGTAACTGGTGATACAGTTctacagagaaaaaaatccatatgAGTGTGAATGTGGGACTGATCTACTGAAGACCTCAATTACAGCCTGATTCTGCTGTGCTGAAGTGAAAGGGACTTTTGCtatttattgacttcagtggatcaggATCAAGTCTTTCATTAAAAGAAGTTCATTCCTACTCTGATTTCACACCTCAATGGCTAAATGCAACCTAATAAACAGGGGTAATGCCCAACATCAATATCGGAccgcataggtgctggaactaggggtgctgggggtgctgccgcacctcctggcttgaagtggtttccgtcatatacagggtttacagtttggttccatgCCCCTCAgtacccccactgtacaaattgttccagcatccctgcaggGCTAAAAAGGAGAAGGCAAGAAGGCGTTTCCAACCTTTGAAGGCTTTGTTGAAATATTACCCCCTTATAACACTTCATGGGGCATGAATCGCTTAACGCCTAACCCCGGTATAACTCTCCAGGTAATGGCTCTAGTTTATCATCCCAGGTCTCTGCCCTGCAACACCCGCTGGAATAACAAGTCACACACCGCTGGACCCGAATCGATCCTAGCTGCCCTTCTGGCAGCAAGCTACACCGGCTCCCGGCTCAAGCTACACCGGCTCCCGGCGCACGGACCAGCTTGGCGCCGCTGCTTTGCGGCGCTGTTGAGCACCTGGGACGCTTGGTCCAGCCAGTCTGAACAGATGCTGCTGAGGCGTCGATTGGCTGAAGGCTTTGGCCGCGTTGACACTCTTTGGGGGAGGCGAGGCTGGGGTCAGGCTGGTCGGGGGGAGCCAAGGCTGGAGACTCCCAAACCAGTCTCCCCTTCCCAACCCgctggggtccctgggtcacgaggcagccgcctcaggtgGGCTGGATCACTGGGCACTGTACGGACCTGGGGGGCCCCCATCTCCCCAGGCTGGCGCCGGGCAGGGCTCGCCGGAGGGAGCCGCTCCTTACCTCGCCGTTCATGGGCAGGGGCTCCACCTGGAAGAAGAGGCAGAGCGGGAGGTTGGCGAGGGCGGCGAGCCCCCAGATGAGCAGCAGGGTCCCGGCCAGCAGCTTGCCGCTGCAGCGGGTCGTGTGCCGCAGCCGGACGATGCAGACCATGCGCTCCAAGCTCACCGCCGCCAGGGACAGGATGGTGACGCTGCCGCTGAGGCTTATCACGTATAAGAGCATGTGGCAGACGACGTCCCCCAGCACCCAGGACTCGGTCCAGCGCACCACGAGGATGAGGGGGATGGCGCTGATGAAGAGCAGGTCCACGCAGAAGAGGTTGAGCACCAGGCAGTTGGCGGTGAGCAGCTTCTTCTTCCTGGCCAGCGCCGAGATGGCGCAGACGTTGACCAGCAGGGACCCCAGGAAGATGCAGGAGAGGACGGCGGTCTCCAGGGCGCTCAGGGCCACCCTGTTCTGGCCTTTGAAGTCCGAGAAGAACGGGAAATAGGTGCAGTTCCCTTGGGGAGTCACGCAGGCGCCTGGCATCTGGCTGGCACCGAGGGCATCACACACCATCAGAGCCAGGAGCTGCGGCTGCCCCCAAGCCAGGCACCCAGGGGCCAAGCAGCGCGGCGGGGTGGCAGCTCGGGGTTGCCTATGGGGGGCGTTGGCACGGGGAATGGGCAGGCAGCAGCCgcatctcctcctcttcctctgacaTCCGCGGGGCCAGGTGCGGTGTCCGCAGGCTGGTTTACAGCACCTGGCTCCCTGGGGGAACAAGGAAGTAGCGGGCGAGGACAGTAAATATACAGCGCGCCCCGCCGCACAAAGGCGAGGGCGTTGTTGTGCTTTACAATCGGGTGACTAACAACGTCGCAAGCGAGCCAGCCGCCCGGGGCATTTCCCGCGGGGCAGCGGCTCACGCGTTCTTGGCGGGAGCCGCGCCTCCCAGCAGCGAGTGTCCCAGCGCCGGGCGCTCGCCCCACGTTCTCCGCCGAGTGCCGGGTGTCAGCCGGGGCCCTGGGCAAGCCCCTGGACGCCCGAGAGACCCGCGGAGAGGTCGATGGCAAACCCCTCACACACGCCAGTCGGGGTGTGAACGTGCCCTcgcaggctgggctcagggcagcCGACTCTCCAAATGAAAGTCTTGACAGACTCCTAGCCCTACCCCAGCTGCAGTACAGAGAGCCCCAGCCCTTGGATTGGATCTGTAGTGCCCAGCTCCTGCCTCGAGCCTCAGGGCGGGGGTAACCCCAGCAGCAGGAGCGGGCATCATCGCAGAGGAGCCGCCGAggaattctccccctccccccatgtacTCCGGCTTTGCGTTCAGCTGTCAACGCTCAGGCTAGAGCGGGCATTTTCCTGTCACTCAGCCTGTCCCTTTGGTTTGGGGAACTGACCTGACACTATTCGCTAAGAACTCCTGTTGATAGCCCAGAATAAGCGGGACTATTTTACGATCAAAAGGGGGGATTTTATCGTTGCTTCATATCTTGCCTTTTAAAACCACGTGTTGTCTCCCTCTGTGTCTGTGGTTTCTTGGGCTAATTCTTTGTTGCTGCCATAGAGGTGAAGAAGTTACACAGCACAGATGATCAGTACCGGGTGCTAAGTTTGGAGTGATGCTAAAGAAACCTGATGCCTCCTTACATTATTGCGTGAATCAGGGAACTCAAAATAACTAAAAGTTAgaacaataaaatgaaaaataagaggACATTCCACTTGtagttaaaacaacaacaaccctatCTAATGATTTTCTTGGCAATCAGATTTCTGAAagcgacacacacacagagacagagagaatgaGATTTGAATAGTCAGAAAAGGCTATCAAAATATTATCACAAAGTACTGTATGTATGAAACAGCTTTATGTCATTTTAGTCACCTCTGGATGAATCAGTCTGGCTATATCCCAACGAGTTGATCTTGTAAACAGTCAAGGTTTCAGTTGCAGCAATGTGCATGTAACATTACTGCTTTTTATGATGCCTTTGGCTATTAAATACATTCTACTGTACTCTGAGATACTTAAAcaatcacattgatttcaataagactTTGTAAACACTCCCTGAACATCATATTGGTTATGATGAACTACTATGCAAAGGTACTTGTAATGAAACCTGTTAAATGGCATTAAAAGGAAATCCAGAATTTTTGGCCATTATAACAGGACACTTAATAAAGTATGACAAAATAGTCACCTTTCACTTATGCACTTACCAATGCCTTTCCCACTTCCAGGACAGATATTAAAGCAACTTTAATTAACATCCTTCACATTAAAATAATCCCTGCTCTTGAAGTTGCTAATATTATCTATTCTGGCTCACTAAGAAGGGTGACTGTGGGGCAATTTACATAACTATTTTTGGATTATGTGCAGGAATTACAACCCAGttcatgcaggaggtcaaactagatgatgataatggtcACTGCTGGCTTTAAAATCTTTGAATATGAAAAGTGAACAAATCTACAAATGACTGGAAATGCTTTAAGCAAGTGGCTGCCTACTGCATTATGAACTTAAATGAAGGCACTAGGAAACCTTTCAAACACAGATACCAGCCAGCTATCAACACAGGCGACTACAGATAGCAAATAGTCAGAAGCGCAGGTTTTGCTGTACTCTCATTTGCCAGGTTTAAGAATTCTGTGTATCATATTGTGAATAACCACAGCAAACTACCTAATAATACCAAGAGAGATTCTTCCTAGGCAAAATCATGGGTACAGGACATAGGTATTGGGGCCTGATCCCCGAGACGCTAAAAAGCCTCCTGAGATGTACTAAGTCCCTTccatttcccattgatttcagcactTCCCAGGACTGGGCCTTTAGCAAAAGCAGCAAATAAGCCCCACAGGCCCCTGCACTGTCCTCAGCTGTAGCAGGGATGTCACTTTTGAATATAAGATAGTATGTAGCTAGGAATGAGTTCACAAACAGCCTGACTGCATGATGCAAAGGTATAAAACATTGGGCATGACTTCAGTAGAAAATTGGAGAGCATGTAGCAAATGGTAGTAAAGCTAAACACAAATACTTTTCTCAGCGAAGTCTATGGCAAACTCTACTGGGGCAGGCCCTGTTTGTTCAGTTCTGGGTGAAGATAAAAACAATGGAAACCCAGACTGGAAAATAAAACAGGAACAGAAGAGCAACAGTAGTTGCAATTTGCATAATTGCAGCAATATTACTGAGGAAAAAACAAGATGCTGTCAGTCAAGAAcgagcaaaagagaaaaaaaagtatgTGCAAAGAGCCTGAGAATTCTGGGACTACCATGGGAAAgaaggcaagatttttttttttaaatcttcttgaAAGATGATCACTGGTACCTTTGTCACTGGATGTGAAGGAGGATCTCGCATTTAGTTGGTATGCGGCTACCAAATACCCCAGAGCTAAATGAATACTGGTCTCAATACTCCATGATATGGCCAGGAACCCTAGGGTGGAGCTgagcaaga from Eretmochelys imbricata isolate rEreImb1 chromosome 7, rEreImb1.hap1, whole genome shotgun sequence encodes:
- the FFAR4 gene encoding free fatty acid receptor 4; translation: MPGACVTPQGNCTYFPFFSDFKGQNRVALSALETAVLSCIFLGSLLVNVCAISALARKKKLLTANCLVLNLFCVDLLFISAIPLILVVRWTESWVLGDVVCHMLLYVISLSGSVTILSLAAVSLERMVCIVRLRHTTRCSGKLLAGTLLLIWGLAALANLPLCLFFQVEPLPMNGEEVQICTLVWPSVAGEISWDITFTFVVFVIPGLVIVISYTKILQITKASRKRLNVSLASSEMRQIQVSQRDYKLFRTLFVLMISFFIMWSPIIITVLLILVQNFKHDLKILPSFFFWIMAFTFANSAVNPVLYNVTHFRHEWWQFLLCCAALPGRRMTNTETTGRRNDHIEPNLSVISK